Below is a genomic region from Streptomyces sp. NBC_00461.
GACCAGCGAGGGGCCGTCGTGGTCATCACCGAACAGGGCCGCACCCTCGTCGAGGCAGCTGCCCCGCTCCACCTGGCTGACGTGCGCAATGTGCTGATCGACCACGTGACCCCTGCGCAGATGGACCTGCTGATCGAATTGGGAGACCAGGTGGAGGCGCAACTCGCCGAGATCGATCAGAAACCGGGATGACCCCTTGCGTCCCCGCCGGGCTGCCGCCGACCGTGCCGTCAGAGTCTCGCCCGGGGTGCTGATGAGGGCCCGGCATCGCACCAACCGCCCTTACTGCGACACTCCCATCCAACAAAGAAGACGATGCGGGTCGACGAGCCTCGCCTTCAAAAAACGAACGTTTTCTGAAGATCACCGTGCGGGGGTCCGCACACCCCGCAGCCTCTTCAAAAAACCCTTCAAAAACCTGGGTCATTCAAGAACCCTCGACCACCGTTTTCTGACATGATCCGGGGTCATGAGTGACACTCCGGAGCCGTCCGGCCACCCCGAACTCCTCGTTGCCGAACCGCTTGTCTGCACCGAGATCAAGATCGGGTACGCGCGGGTGTCCAGCGGCGGACAGAAGCTCGACCGGCAGATCGACGCCCTCACCACCGCCGGATGCCGGAAGATCTTCTCGGACAAGAAGTCCGGAAAGAACGCCCTCCGCCCGGAATTGAAGGCGTGCCACGCCTTTCTCGACGCTGGCGACACCCTCGTCGTCCCGTCGCTCGACCGCTACGGCCGCAGCCTCCAGGACCTCATCAACATGGTCGCCGAACTCCGGACGCGCGGGATCGGCTTCACCTCGCTGCACGAGAACCTCGACACCACCACCCCCGGCGGCCGACTCGTCTTCCACGTCTTCGCCGCTCTGGCGGAGTTCATCCGCGAACTCATCGTCCAGGGCACTCGCGAGGGCCTGGCCGCTGCCCGCGCCCGCGGCCGGGTCGGAGGGCGCCCCACCGTCGCTACCGAGGAAGTCATCCGCGCCGCCCGCGACCTGCTGCCCGACCCCGGCCGCTCCATCACCTCGATCGCCAAAATGCTGGGCATCTCCCCGGGCACCCTCTACAACCACATCCCCGACCTCCAAGACCTGCGCGCCTCCGCCGTCCCCCACCAGCTCGACGCTGCGGAACGGTGACCCCACGTGCCGATCCGTCCCTAGGACCGCGAGCGTTGTCCCGCCGACTGGCCGGACATCTCCAACGCCATCAACGAACGCGCGGGCTGGCGGTGCGAGTGTGAAGGCGAGTGCGGACGCGGCAGTCACCCCGGCCGGTGTCCCAACCGGCCCGGACAGCCCGTGTACGGCACCGGTTCGCGGGTCATCCTGACGACGAGAGCGCGCACCTCGACTACACGCCGGAGAACTGTCACCCGGCCAACCTCAAAGCCATGCCAGGGCTGCCACCTGCACTACGACTGTAACCACCACGCCCGCATCCGGGCCCAGACCCGGCATACCGCGCTCGAAACGGCGGGCAGCTGACGTTTGAGTTGTAGGCGAACGTAGCAAGATCAACCCGGCGGACAGCATCACCCCACCGGAGCAGTGGAACCCGGCGCCCCCCGACGCGACAGCCGGGCCATCAACCTGCCCACGACCAACCGACAACAGAGAAACGGCCCGCCGGAGAAACCGACGGACCGTCATGCAAGATCGAGGCTAAGGCCGCTACACCTGCGTTCCGGGCCGTTTCCTGTTGGGGCAGTTTCCTTGGACCCTCGCCAGACCTACTGCCCGGAAGCCGCAGGCCCCGGCCGTCACACAAAACGCCCTGAGTCACCCGCAGACGACTTGTCGGACAACGCATCCGGCGCACTTCACGGGCACCTCCGGCCTCAGGAGGGCCTCAATACATGCTTTGCCGCAGCAGAGCCGAGCAGAACCCGTCTCAGCGATTGCACGTCCATGCAGGTCAGAGAGTCATCAGCCGAAGCAGACCAACGTGGCATCAAACTCACGAGCAGCGGATTCAGTCCGTTCAGGGAAAGTTGACACCCCGACAGGACAAAATGAACGTTTCCGCAGGTCAGAAACCTGCGCAGGTGGGGCGGGTGGGACTCGAACCCACGGCCGACGGATTATGAGTCCGCTGCTCTAACCGGCTGAGCTACCGCCCCATAGCGGCGTGTCGCGCACATTTGTGCGCGCCGTCTGCCGCAGCATAGCCGCTCATACGATCTCCTGCTTCGTATGGTCGACTTCGCATGCCCTTGAGGACTCCGCCGTGACCTGCACGGTTCCCGAGGAACAGGGCCAGACATGAAAAAGGACCCCTTCGGGGTCCTCGTTCAGCATGCTCCCCCGACTGGACTCGAACCAGTAACCTGCCGGTTAACAGCCGGCTGCTCTGCCAATTGAGCTACGGAGGACCGAGCTCCCCCGACTGGACTCGAACCAGTAACCTGCCGGTTAACAGCCGGCTGCTCTGCCAATTGAGCTACGGAGGAATGCCTCGTTGCATCGAACGCACCTACCTGGGTATTCGCCAGGGGGCGGGCGGTCGCTGCGACACATACATTAGCGCAAGCAGGGGGGTGCTCCGCCAATCGGTTCCCCCGGCACCGACCGACACGAGGGAAGGATGGCCTCCATGCGCTACAAGCTCACGTTCGTCGTCGGGCTGGCTCTGGGTTACGTGCTGGGCACGCGTGCCGGGCGCGAGCGCTACGAGCAGTTGAAGAAGTCCGCACGCCAGGTCTCTCAGAACCCGGCCGTCCGCAACACCGCAGAGACGGCCGCCCAGCAGGGCCGCCAGTTCGCCGGCAAGGCGTATCACGCGGTGAGCGAGAAGGTCGGCGACCACGTCCCCGACTCGGTGACCCAGCGGGTCCGGTCCCTGCGGGACCGCAACACCAACGGCACCGCAGAGGACGACTGGGGCACCACCAATACGTAGGTCCACGGCGCTGCGGGCCCCGTCGGACCGGTACCCGCCGGTCGGCAGACGCCCCCGCGGCGCTCGACCCATAGAATTTTCGCCATGGGGATAGTCGCCGGGTTGGACAGTGCGCCCGATTTCACTCGCATCGTCGTCTGCGACACGGACACAGGTGCCGTGCTCAGGCAGGGGTATGCCCCGCATCCGGTGGACGGTGATCGCCCTGCCGACGTCGACCCGCAGGCCTGGCTGCTTTCACTCGGTGAAGCGGCCGGCGGCGGACTCCTCGAAGGTGTGCAGGCCATCGGCGTGTCGGCGCAGCAGAACGCGGTCGTGCCGCTCGACTCCCAGGGCGGCACCGTACGTCCCGCGATGGTCGGCGGTGACAAGCGTGCCCAGGTGGCCGCGGCTGATCTGATCGACGCGCTCGGCGGGCGCGAGGCGTGGGCGCAGGCGGTGGGGTGCGTGCCGCAGGCCGCGCAGCCGGTGACCAAGTTGCGCTGGCTGGCGAAGAGCGAACCGGATGCCGCGCTGCGCACGGCGATGCTCATGCAGGCCCACGACTGGCTCGTGTGGCAGTTGCTGGGGAGACCGGTCAGAAGGACCACCGACCGGGGCGGGGCCTCCGGCACCGGTTACTGGTCGGCGGCCACCGGCAACTACCGGTCCGATCTCGTCGAGCTGGCGCTCGGTCACCAGGCCATGCTGCCCGAGGTGATCGGCCCTTCCGACGCGGCCGGTACGACCCCGGAGGGGCTGCTGATCTCCGCCGGGACCGGTGAGACCATGGCCGCCGCGTTCGGTCTGGGGATCGGGCTCGGGGATGCCGTGGTGTCCCTGGGGGCGTCCGGTTCCGTGATGGCCGTGCACCGCGAGGCCCTGGTCGACAACACCGGGATGATCACCTCCCTGGCCGACGCGACCGGCATGCACCTGCCGGTCGTGACCACGCTGAACGCCGTGCGGACCCTGCGCGGGACCGCCGAACTGCTCGGGCTGCCCGATCTGGAGAGCCTGTCCGAGCTGGCGATGAAGTCGACGCCGGGCGCGCACGGGCTCGTCATGCTGCCGTATCTGGAGGGTGAGCGGACGCCGAACCTGCCGCACACCGCGGGCTCGATCGCGGGGCTGCGGCGGGAGTCGATGAAGGCCGAGCACCTGGCCCGAGCGGCGTTCGAGGGCATGCTGTGCGGGCTCGCGGACGCGCTGGACGTGCTGCGCGGCCGGGGTGTCGAGGTGCGGCGGGTCTTCCTGCTGGGGGCGGCCGCCGAACTGACCGCGGTGCAGGCGGCGGCGCCCATGCTGTTCGGCGCGCAGATCGTCGTACCGCAGCCCGCGGACTACGCGGCGATCGGTGCCGCCCGGCAGGCCGCCTGGGCGCTCGGCGTGTCGCAGGGCACTCTCGACCCGCGCACACCGCCGGCCTGGCAGGGCGCGTCCGCCCAGATGCTGGAGCCCGGCGACGAACTGGCGGTCGGACAGGCGGTGCGGCAGCAGTTCGTTTCCGTGAGGGAACAGACACACCCCGGCGCGTTCCGCCCGTAGGACGACAAAGCGCACTGCTGTCGGCTTAATCGGTTGAGGTAACACGGGTGGAGTGTCCGACGATAGGAGCCTGGGGCATCAAGCCCGCCCCACCGCCGACTCCGAGAGACGTAGCGTGCTCATACGACTTCTGCGGACCTACCTCAGGCCCTACAAGAAACCCATCGCCCTGCTGGTGCTGCTGCAGCTCCTGCAGACCTGCGCCACCCTCTATCTGCCCACTCTGAACGCCCACATCATCGACCAAGGCGTCGTGAAGGGTGACACCGGCTACATCCTCTCCTTCGGCGCCCTGATGATCGGCATCTCACTGGTCCAGGTCGTGTGCAACATCGGTGCCGTGTACTACGGCGCCCGCACCGCCTCCGCACTCGGCCGGGACCTGCGCGCGTCCGTGTTCGACCGGGTGCAGTCCTTCTCGGCGCGGGAGGTCGGTCACTTCGGCGCGCCCTCGCTGATCACCCGTACGACCAATGACGTGCAGCAGGTCCAGATGCTGGCCCTGATGACGTTCACGCTGATGGTGTCGGCGCCGATCATGTGCGTGGGCGGCATCGTGCTGGCGCTCGGCCTGGACGTGCCGCTGTCCGGTGTGCTGATCGCCGTGGTCCCGACGCTGGGCATCTGCGTCACGCTGATCGTGCGGAAGCTGCGACCGCTGTTCCGGGCCATGCAGGTACGCCTGGACACGGTCAACCGGGTCCTGCGCGAGCAGATCACCGGCAACCGTGTGATCAGGGCCTTCGTGCGGGAGGAGTACGAGAAGGACCGGTTCCGCAAGTCCAACGCCGACCTCACCGAGATGCAGCTGAAGACCGGCAACCTGCTCGCGCTGATGTTCCCGGTGGTCATGACCACGGTGAACCTGTCGTCGATCGCGGTGGTGTGGTTCGGCGCCCACCGGATCGACAGCGGCGGGATGCAGATCGGCGACCTGACCGCGTTTCTCGCCTACCTCATGCAGATCGTCATGTCCGTGATGATGGCCACCTTCATGTTCATGATGGTGCCGCGCGCGGAGGTGTGTGCCGAGCGGATCGAGGAGGTGCTCGGGACCTCCTCCAGCGTGGTGCCGCCGGCGGCTCCGGTCACCGAGCTGCGCCGGCACGGTCACCTGGAGATCCGGGGTGCCGGGTTCCGCTATCCCGGCGCCGAGGAGCCCGTGCTCAAGGCGGTCGACCTGGTCGCGCGGCCCGGCGAGGTGACCGCCGTCATCGGCTCGACGGGCAGTGGCAAGTCGACGCTGCTGGGGCTCGTCCCGCGCCTGTTCGACGCCACCGACGGCCAGGTGCTCGTCGACGGCACGGACGTGGCGTCCCTCGAACCGGCGCTGCTGGCGAAGACGGTCGGGCTGGTGCCGCAGAAGCCGTACCTGTTCGCCGGGACGGTCGCGACCAACCTGCGCTACGGCAATCCGGACGCCACCGACGAGGAGCTGTGGCACGCGCTGGAGGTGGCGCAGGCCAAGGACTTCGTGCAGAAACTCGAAGCCGGGCTCAACGCCCCGATCTCGCAGGGCGGCACGAACGTCTCCGGCGGTCAGCGGCAGCGACTCGCCATCGCCCGGACGCTGGTGCAGCGCCCGGAGATCTACCTCTTCGACGACTCCTTCTCCGCGCTCGACTACGCCACCGACGCGGCGCTGCGTGCGGCGCTCGCCCAGGAGACCGCGGAAGCGACCGTCGTGATCGTCGCCCAGCGGGTGGCGACCATCCGCGAAGCGGACCGGATCGTCGTCCTCGACGAGGGGCTTGTCGTCGGGACCGGCCGCCATCACGAGCTGATGGCGGGCAACGAGACCTATCGGGAGATCGTGCTCTCCCAGCTGACGGAAGCGGAGGCTGCC
It encodes:
- a CDS encoding FGGY family carbohydrate kinase yields the protein MGIVAGLDSAPDFTRIVVCDTDTGAVLRQGYAPHPVDGDRPADVDPQAWLLSLGEAAGGGLLEGVQAIGVSAQQNAVVPLDSQGGTVRPAMVGGDKRAQVAAADLIDALGGREAWAQAVGCVPQAAQPVTKLRWLAKSEPDAALRTAMLMQAHDWLVWQLLGRPVRRTTDRGGASGTGYWSAATGNYRSDLVELALGHQAMLPEVIGPSDAAGTTPEGLLISAGTGETMAAAFGLGIGLGDAVVSLGASGSVMAVHREALVDNTGMITSLADATGMHLPVVTTLNAVRTLRGTAELLGLPDLESLSELAMKSTPGAHGLVMLPYLEGERTPNLPHTAGSIAGLRRESMKAEHLARAAFEGMLCGLADALDVLRGRGVEVRRVFLLGAAAELTAVQAAAPMLFGAQIVVPQPADYAAIGAARQAAWALGVSQGTLDPRTPPAWQGASAQMLEPGDELAVGQAVRQQFVSVREQTHPGAFRP
- a CDS encoding recombinase family protein, encoding MSDTPEPSGHPELLVAEPLVCTEIKIGYARVSSGGQKLDRQIDALTTAGCRKIFSDKKSGKNALRPELKACHAFLDAGDTLVVPSLDRYGRSLQDLINMVAELRTRGIGFTSLHENLDTTTPGGRLVFHVFAALAEFIRELIVQGTREGLAAARARGRVGGRPTVATEEVIRAARDLLPDPGRSITSIAKMLGISPGTLYNHIPDLQDLRASAVPHQLDAAER
- a CDS encoding ABC transporter ATP-binding protein; the encoded protein is MLIRLLRTYLRPYKKPIALLVLLQLLQTCATLYLPTLNAHIIDQGVVKGDTGYILSFGALMIGISLVQVVCNIGAVYYGARTASALGRDLRASVFDRVQSFSAREVGHFGAPSLITRTTNDVQQVQMLALMTFTLMVSAPIMCVGGIVLALGLDVPLSGVLIAVVPTLGICVTLIVRKLRPLFRAMQVRLDTVNRVLREQITGNRVIRAFVREEYEKDRFRKSNADLTEMQLKTGNLLALMFPVVMTTVNLSSIAVVWFGAHRIDSGGMQIGDLTAFLAYLMQIVMSVMMATFMFMMVPRAEVCAERIEEVLGTSSSVVPPAAPVTELRRHGHLEIRGAGFRYPGAEEPVLKAVDLVARPGEVTAVIGSTGSGKSTLLGLVPRLFDATDGQVLVDGTDVASLEPALLAKTVGLVPQKPYLFAGTVATNLRYGNPDATDEELWHALEVAQAKDFVQKLEAGLNAPISQGGTNVSGGQRQRLAIARTLVQRPEIYLFDDSFSALDYATDAALRAALAQETAEATVVIVAQRVATIREADRIVVLDEGLVVGTGRHHELMAGNETYREIVLSQLTEAEAA
- a CDS encoding YtxH domain-containing protein gives rise to the protein MRYKLTFVVGLALGYVLGTRAGRERYEQLKKSARQVSQNPAVRNTAETAAQQGRQFAGKAYHAVSEKVGDHVPDSVTQRVRSLRDRNTNGTAEDDWGTTNT